One genomic window of Nicotiana sylvestris chromosome 10, ASM39365v2, whole genome shotgun sequence includes the following:
- the LOC104228871 gene encoding uncharacterized protein, which yields MLCSSNCLNPAETMRLIVSICCGVIFGLFIGISFPTSSLTKLNITTSMFVSNFPIARDRNNIDSSIKNQNGTHQVKIWVESNPRGAERLPPEIIASESDYYTRRLWGKPNEDLPPSKPKYLVTFTVGINQKYNVDANVKKFSDDFTILLFHYDGKTTEWDEFEWSKRAIHVSARKQTKWWYAKRFLHPDIVAPYDYIFIWDEDLGVEHFDAKEYIRLVKKHGLEISQPGLDPKKGTTWQMTKRRSDGEIHMIAEEKPGVCPDSHLPPCSAFIEIMAPVFSRDAWRCVWHMIQNDLIHGWGLDFALHKCVEPAHEKIGVVDAQWIVHQSVPSLGNQGQSKDGKAAWKGVRERCENEWAMFQLRVANAEKAYFKSKGIDPSNFKSKGLDPSSFTSH from the exons ATGTTGTGCAGCTCCAATTGCTTAAACCCAGCTGAAACTATGAGGCTTATTGTCTCCATATGTTGCGGTGTCATTTTTGGCTTATTCATTGGAATTTCATTTCCTACTAGTTCATTAACCAAG CTAAATATTACAACCAGTATGTTTGTGAGCAACTTCCCAATTGCTAGAGACAGAAATAACATTGATTCTTCGATCAAAAATCAGAATGGTACACATCAAGTGAAG ATTTGGGTTGAATCAAACCCAAGAGGGGCAGAAAGATTACCTCCAGAGATCATTGCTTCTGAGTCCGACTACTATACCCGGAGATTGTGGGGAAAACCTAATGAG GACCTACCACCCAGCAAGCCAAAATATCTGGTAACATTTACTGTTGGTATTAATCAGAAGTATAACGTTGATGCTAATGTAAAAAAG TTCTCAGACGACTTTACAATTCTTCTTTTTCACTATGATGGTAAGACGACTGAATGGGATGAATTCGAGTGGTCAAAACGAGCCATCCATGTGAGTGCTCGGAAACAAACAAAATG GTGGTATGCAAAAAGGTTTCTGCATCCAGACATTGTCGCCCCATATGACTATATTTTTATCTGGGATGAAGACCTAGGAGTTGAGCATTTTGATGCCAAGGA GTACATTAGACTTGTCAAGAAGCATGGTTTGGAAATTTCACAGCCAGGTTTAGATCCCAAGAAAGGAACAACGTGGCAAATGACAAAGAGAAGAAGTGATGGTGAAATTCACAT GATAGCAGAAGAGAAACCTGGTGTGTGTCCAGACTCCCATTTGCCTCCATGTTCAGC ATTCATAGAGATCATGGCTCCTGTCTTTTCCCGAGATGCATGGCGTTGTGTGTGGCATATGATTCAG AATGACTTGATCCATGGTTGGGGACTTGACTTTGCACTTCATAAATGTGTTGAG CCTGCTCATGAGAAAATTGGAGTTGTAGATGCTCAATGGATTGTTCATCAAAGTGTCCCTTCCCTTGGAAATCAG GGGCAATCAAAAGATGGTAAGGCTGCATGGAAAGGG GTGAGGGAGAGATGTGAAAATGAATGGGCAATGTTTCAATTAAGGGTAGCAAATGCAGAGAAAGCCTATTTCAAGTCAAAAGGAATTGATCCTTCCAATTTCAAGTCAAAAGGACTTGATCCTTCTAGTTTCACATCTCATTGA